The Herbiconiux sp. A18JL235 region CACGTGCCCGCCTCGGATCATGCCGAACGAGGTCGCCGAGTCGAAGTAGCTGCCGCCCTCGAGGAGTGTGACCGTCTGCTTGCCGGCGTTGATGAGGTCGGCGTCCTCCTCACCCTCGTAGGGGAACGGGCCCATGCCGAGCAGCCCGTTCTCGCTCTGCAGGGTCACGTCCACACCGGGTGGCAGGTGGTTGGCCACCAGGGTCGGGATGCCGATGCCGAGGTTCACGTACTCGCCGTCGCGCAGCTCGGCGGCGGCGATGGCGGCCATCTCGTCCCGTGTCCAGCTCATGACGCGTTCCTCTCTGTCGCTTGTGTCGCCGAGCCGCCCGGGCGGGATCCGACCGGGCGGGGCCTGACCGTGCGCTGCTCGATGTCCTTCACCCGGGGCCGTGCGGTCACGAGTCGCTGCACGAAGATGCCGGGGGTCACGACGGTGTCGGGGTCGAGCCATCCGTCGACCACCTCCTCGGCCTCGGCGATCGTCACCCGTCCCGCGGTGGCGACGAGCGGATTGAAGTTGCGGGCGGTGTGCCGGTAGACGAGGTTGCCCTCGCGGTCGGCGCGGTAGGCGTGAACGAGGGCGACGTCGGCGACGATGCCGCGTTCGAGCACGTAGCTCTCCCCGTCGAACTCGGCGAGCGGTTTGCCCTCGGCGACCGGGGTGCCGACCCCCG contains the following coding sequences:
- a CDS encoding CoA transferase subunit A, encoding MSKLWPGAVEALHETVTDGSTVAVGGFGLSGNPSDLIDALRDTGATDLTIVSNNMGVDGKGLGVLLENRQVAKVIASYVGENKLFAAQYLSGELEVEFVPQGTLAERLRAGGAGIAGFYTKTGVGTPVAEGKPLAEFDGESYVLERGIVADVALVHAYRADREGNLVYRHTARNFNPLVATAGRVTIAEAEEVVDGWLDPDTVVTPGIFVQRLVTARPRVKDIEQRTVRPRPVGSRPGGSATQATERNAS